CGCGCAGCACGATCTACTTACGAGTTGCCGAAGGCAAATTCCCCAAGCCGGTTAGTTTAGGCGGGCGCGCCGTCGGCTGGTTAGAAGCCGAGGTCCAAGACTGGTTGCGCCAACGCATTGAAGCAAGCCGAAAGGCCAGCGCGTGAGCCACAGCCTATCCGCGGTCGATGCGGGACAGCGGCGCAGGCGCAAACGCCATCCGAACCACCGGCTTGTCAAGATTCACCGCAGCTACACGGTCGAGGAGGTCGCTCGACTGTTTGGTGGCCATCGGAATACCGTGCGCCATTGGATCAAGCGCGGCTTGCCAACCGTTGATGACAAGCGACCGACGTTGATCCTCGGGCGTGAGCTTGCCGAATTTCTCCAAGGACTACGGCAAAAGAATAAGCGGAAGTGCCAGCCCGGCGAAATCTACTGTGTAGGGTGCCGGGCACCGCAAAAACCAGCCGGCGACATGGCTGAATACAAGCCGTTGACGCCCTCGCTTGGAAACCTCGTCGCCATCTGCCCAGTGTGCGACGCCATGATTTACCGACGGATAAATCCGGCGAAGTTGCAACAGGTTTGCGGCAATTTGAACGTCACAGTGCCGCAGGTAGGAGAGCACATAAGCGAGAGTAGTAGAGTCTCCGTAAATTGTGCTTTCAGGAAGGGGTAAGATGAGCATGTCAAAACACAATCCCACCAACGAAAGAATTAAGCGGGAGTATTTCACCTTTCTCAAAGAAGCCAAGCGGCAAGCCGAAGCCAGCATTGACGGCGTCGCTCAAGCCTTGGCCCGGTTTGAAGGCTATACGGGCTATCGCGACTTCAAAGCCTTCCATCATCAGCAAGCGGTCAATTTCAAACGGCACCTTGCAGAGCAAACCAGCAGCGTCACGGGCGCGAAATGGAGCA
The Deltaproteobacteria bacterium genome window above contains:
- a CDS encoding helix-turn-helix domain-containing protein, translated to MSHSLSAVDAGQRRRRKRHPNHRLVKIHRSYTVEEVARLFGGHRNTVRHWIKRGLPTVDDKRPTLILGRELAEFLQGLRQKNKRKCQPGEIYCVGCRAPQKPAGDMAEYKPLTPSLGNLVAICPVCDAMIYRRINPAKLQQVCGNLNVTVPQVGEHISESSRVSVNCAFRKG
- a CDS encoding AlpA family transcriptional regulator, whose product is MHTILRLPEVKRSTGLSRSTIYLRVAEGKFPKPVSLGGRAVGWLEAEVQDWLRQRIEASRKASA